The Solanum lycopersicum chromosome 6, SLM_r2.1 genome has a window encoding:
- the LOC101260352 gene encoding uncharacterized protein, whose translation MESKVLPITPAPFPSLSAFTASSDEATNWNIQSPAAKSPAPPTTPSTPSSFQDIRRWRPAAQRNLRNQWSKLSSLRTQWLSLSSTARSHATYVVNSYLSQRYMDAMELGVLTEMPDIRKKARRKLFKQQEANRSKLLSSYKDMVAVVTQMVNVSKSMRCYLKGASGTPLTEFSCFPGHLNDTGDCDGIPVFTFWSIFDFEKLAEELVQMFVSETNLKRLLVMELCSIGSENFSQVDRLKWSDHFYVGEFDDLRICDSNSNEVLKQLEPKVESCNSQSTTMQSNSQLERNVLQVYLTTWLTEVNVDRFRIGELLAMVGEEMHVTIS comes from the exons ATGGAGTCCAAAGTCCTCCCAATTACTCCGGCGCCGTTTCCGTCACTTTCTGCCTTTACGGCTTCCTCCGATGAAGCCACGAACTGGAATATTCAAAGTCCGGCTGCAAAATCGCCGGCGCCACCAACAACGCCATCGACGCCGTCATCCTTTCAAGATATACGGCGATGGAGACCAGCGGCGCAACGAAACCTGAGAAACCAGTGGTCGAAGTTGTCTTCTCTTCGAACGCAATGGCTTTCTTTATCCTCCACTGCTCGATCACACGCCACTTATGTTGTAAATTCTTATCTCTCCCAAAG ATATATGGATGCAATGGAGTTAGGTGTATTGACAGAGATGCCTGATATACGTAAAAAAGCACGTAGGAAATTGTTCAAGCAGCAG GAGGCTAATAGGAGTAAGCTCTTGTCATCTTACAAAGATATG GTTGCTGTTGTAACTCAGATGGTCAATGTTTCTAAATCAATGAGGTGTTATCTCAAAGGAGCAAGTGGCACCCCACTTACTGAGTTTTCTTGCTTCCCTGGACACCTGAATGACACTGGTGATTGTGATGGGATTCCTGTTTTCACCTTTTGGTCAATCTTTGATTTCG AGAAACTGGCAGAGGAGCTGGTCCAGATGTTTGTGTCAGAAACAAATCTAAAG CGGTTGCTAGTGATGGAACTATGCTCCATTGGTTCCGAGAATTTTTCACAAGTTGACAGGCTAAAATGGAGTGATCATTTCTATGTTGGAGAGTTTGATGATCTACGCATATGTGACTCAAACTCAAACGAGGTTCTTAAGCAACTCGAGCCCAAGGTAGAGAGCTGCAATTCTCAGTCTACCACCATGCAATCAAATAGTCAACTTGAGAGGAACGTTCTCCAG GTTTACTTAACAACCTGGCTCACAGAGGTCAATGTCGATAGATTCAG GATAGGTGAATTACTTGCTATGGTAGGTGAGGAGATGCATGTTACCATATCATGA
- the LOC101259851 gene encoding protein Asterix gives MSSPANDPRQPSTAKPYKPSPVAPQDLPIDYSGFIAVICGVFGAMFRYKICSWLAIIFSAQSLANMRNMENDLKQISMAMMFGIMGLMTNYLGVGPRGSKKI, from the exons ATGTCGTCACCAGCGAACGATCCACGGCAACCGTCGACGGCAAAGCCGTACAAGCCTTCGCCGGTCGCTCCACAAGATCTTCCTATAGATTACTCCGGCTTCATAGCCGTCATCTGCGGCGTCTTTGGTGCCATGTTTAGA TACAAGATTTGCTCGTGGCTTGCTATTATATTCAGTGCTCAATCCCTTGCTAACATGAGGAATATGGAAAATGATCTTAAGCAGATCTCAATGGCCATGAT GTTTGGTATTATGGGTCTCATGACAAACTACTTGGGTGTTGGTCCCCGGGGAAGCAAGAAAATTTGA